From the genome of Suricata suricatta isolate VVHF042 chromosome 3, meerkat_22Aug2017_6uvM2_HiC, whole genome shotgun sequence, one region includes:
- the XIRP2 gene encoding xin actin-binding repeat-containing protein 2, whose product MARYQAAVSRGDCRSFSANMMEESGMCTVPGGLAKVKRQFEKDKIASSCNTLSQHQYQHQNRSEQEIIHSSQGDISRSSQEMERNEQSASKAHRSDVLGTEMVSHLEKHTEEINQASQFHQYVQETVIDTPEDEEIPKVSTKFLKEQFEKSAQEKVLYSDKEITPAKQIKIESEYEESLKPTSIVGTSSTSCTSTSQRKETSTTKHSAHSATSSMLAQVNATPMGKTEEFPPPPPEIFQTPTDATAFSQSPEFPNPPRTPPVPKELYSKQRNLYELNRLYKHIHPELRKNLEKHYISEVSEIVSSQVNPGSSVLADVQQARYAFENTSDSSQKALNSEREHLEWDEILKGEVQSMRWIFENQPLDSINNGSPDEDNINKGIADQEIIPGGDVKYTTWMFETQPIDALGDHCSGTEENAEKIPDLARGDVRTARWMFETKPLDSMNKMHQSQEESVVTTIKDITGGDVKTVRYMFETQHLDQLGQLHSVDEVHLLQLRSELKEIKGNVKRSIKCFETQPLYVIRDGLGQMLEIKTVHREDVEKGDVRTARWMFETQPLDTINKDITEIKVVRGISMEENVKGGVSRAKWLFETQPLEKIKEDSEEVITEKETIIGTDVSRKCWMFETQPLDILKEASDADSLTSEEIIGGDVQTTKHLFETLPIEALKDSPDVGKLQKIIASEEEKGDVRHQKWIFETQPLEDIREDKKEYIRTVKLEEVDRGDVKNYTHIFESNNLIKFDASNKIEVEGVTRGAVELNKSLFETTPLYAIQDHLGKYHQVKTVQQEEILRGDVRSCRWLFETRPIDQFDESIHKFQIIRGISAQEIQTGNVKSAKWLFETQPLDSIKYFSNMEEVESKSEQATDIVKGNVKTCRWLFETQPMESLYEKVSLMTDSEEIHKGDVKGRTWLFETKSLDTIKDDSEATVKLQTVKQEEIQGGDVRTACFLFETENLDSIQGEEGKEIKAMEMDIQAGDVSSMRHKFENQSLDSISSSSEEVLKKIKALKTEDIQKGNVLNCRWLFENQPIDMIKEGQEGDELVKTVTDIQGGDVRKGCFIFETFSLDEIKEESDCISTKKTITEEVMKGDVKSYRMLFETQPLYAIQDREGYYHEVTTVKKEEVIHGDVRGTRWLFETKPLDSINQSETVYVIKSVTQEDIQKGDVSSVRYRFETQPLDQISEESHDTVSTVDYIQGGDVKTSKQFFESENFGKNTYIRTVSVNEIQKGNVKTSTWLFETHTIDKLRGEGSEYENIKTVTQEDIQKGDVKQAVWLFENQTLDSIKEVDESTTKIIREEIPPSDVKTTTWLFETTPLHDFNENRVEKVEIIGKSIKETLEELYSQKVIEAPGIIIEADEVGDVRMAKYKLMNQASPEIQKEEIIRVDLRNIIVNLLSKRDYTKREILVSEEEKGNVNLTKTQLLNRSTEFHAEKEEIVSGDVQQAIKNLFSEERSVKKGILIQEDERGDINMTIYCLLHENTGDTIEHEEVIGGDVKRTIHNLLSSISNNKISERAKIDASERGNVQFFTTCIEIGALDYLKQLQTGSNETLMAGKQEREEEIIGGDVEGTKLLLKKRQSRVERTVNETDIVPGDVQNTVKVFMTEPQTTFCKTPNEEIIKSDLKSTLNSLSQAINQKTVAKTEEIIKGDMLATLKSIKESSSQWKESKQPNAIPGDIEKAIECLEKTANTRTEILKKELIRDDLEMSLRNLKEAQRAFKEVDKKCVMKEDVKAVMIGSSEEQKAKIHQVAEQRDKKSLLQPRPGPFEPAARWQGGTDAPNQTTGKSCYGNLVEERTEVNLPRAPKGAVKIVIDREQNNNALEKNLRRLSNSHHKASKNVLESGGKMGIWMDTTAEQHFSDEQMSRQLTSTVSTKENLKTKASEAVREQKKDVVFNSTQSIDKTIGRQQTQTCELRNDHQKTESFSVKIPKNTKHTKISTDKQSPEPSPNQGVVNKTGMETCEVSEDFQKQTLLKQEIQCSRKDIRKKNMNPHPVLPIDQDISNTTEVKVSPKSHSKFKATDKKQADVHLKNQDFLMRTNTSTDLKMAMEMSFNSINLNPENNVKESDCSLPPPSPPPLPPSNASSEIEFPLPPPPPLMMLPEKNAFPPSLSTGLIKDEYESFPGLPLPPPPEDEKSECHSMSPPPPPPPTPSLKPSRVLPCSVQEKRSGAFIQYSQEEASSSHQTHSQAKVLTGKSGVILPPPTFPKPKFSKHMEDKKHHGSPRVELENSLPDMECKTTPSKDQKRVIMVTSSEHTEMKQNLSRSLDERKQLSMDSKRSLSQTVPEISQPKEKTIAPLVKSHSFSAGSGQQSPKPYMRKFKTPLIIAEEKYRQQREELEKQKHESSCYKTVKTESLNQNMSELKKEVLLQKMNEVVPLPGMDSQSHSQVLGVGTENQLSTTPAVTVATKGNQHVLPASEDKDTTGKEVIQSARDTLQSVSACEIKQGHQECKTQQAQQKYVQEQLHLSQRKPVSPSFKVKNIQLPTPDHKLNEADHICESHKKQSEVDVQTISKQEYQKTEKTEASTEYSNKQSVAEKYCQLPKKEKRVTIKLPTEPIGKSQKSKLTIVQERPREYRDSESGKLPGSERTNQEPSMTGPKEERLTVERKQEHLNKSAQKVVKQKVTDVHLDSQTQNFQQTQMQTSESQVEHKKLPKSYNNLQEEKCLGVKGIQQKQIFSNTKDSKQEITQNKSLFSSVKESQQDDRKCAINILEFLRKREELQQILSRVKQFEAEPDKNGPKTFQTLLNIIPVWLLSEEKRQYGVCIAMENNLEKIKEEITHIKTQVEDMLMSCENTIQTAMISSKAGKQKNKTTSLNETLSKMSNVSDQQENAIVEKSEHRQVATHHEATAHNHVKTHQEIQLDNSKISPPSLKTRPPSPTFITIESTARRTETSTKDELSQSPKKGSFAEPSPRSPVAQASKVGGADASPPPPRSRSEQLVKLKDTTAKLSRGGIPCTSGTPVPIVEKRSEIIASPATLRRQIKIETRGRDSPPTITIPISVNHVNSGSFRGSTEAQEEVRQVEKRETYIHKDAGNSAQRLRPDTESFDAVEIIRKVEGPLHSEHTQRYEAANRTVQMAEDFMSDHENEINRWFKEFEDGPAFEAKSNRRVYTNGETNHNIKQESRSFCQEEFGLTSLENTSFTGFSCNRPRELQEKISVKQPSVRSETRTVSEHFSGVDAFESQVVGSKMMVSSHSSEAGKSGFDFKHAPPTYEDVIAGHILDISDSPKELRRNFQKAWQESESVFKSLGCVTSDASSTEMRTTFQEESAFISEAAAPRQGNMYTLSKDRLSNGVPSSRQAEFS is encoded by the exons GTCTCTCATCTTGAAAAGCACACTGAGGAAATAAACCAGGCTTCTCAGTTCCATCAATATGTTCAAGAAACAG tCATTGATACACCTGAGGATGAAGAGATTCCGAAGGTTTCaactaagtttttaaaagagcaatttgAAAAGTCTGCCCAGGAAAAGGTCCTTTATTCTGACAAAGAGATAACCCCAGCCAAGCAGATAAAG aTCGAAAGTGAATATGAAGAGAGTTTAAAACCAACTTCAATTGTGGGTACCTCTTCTACTTCTTGCACTTCAACCAGCCAGAGGAAGGAAACATCAACTACCAAACATAGTGCCCACAGTGCCACTTCCTCAATGCTAGCACAAGTTAATGCCACTCCTATGGGAAAGACAGAAgaatttcctcctcccccacctgaaatatttcaaactcCAACAGACGCGACAGCATTTTCCCAGTCCCCTGAATTTCCCAACCCTCCTAGGACACCACCAGTACCCAAAGAACTATATTCTAAGCAAAGAAATTTGTACGAATTAAACCGTTTATATAAACACATCCATCCTGAGTTaagaaaaaacttagaaaaacattATATCAGTGAGGTTTCTGAAATTGTCTCTAGTCAAGTGAACCCAGGGAGCTCAGTTTTAGCAGATGTGCAACAAGCCCGGTATGCTTTTGAAAATACAAGTGACAGTTCTCAAAAGGCTCTGAACTCAGAAAGAGAACACTTGGAGTGGGATGAAATTCTGAAGGGGGAGGTGCAGTCCATGAGATGGATCTTTGAGAATCAGCCATTAGATTCCATTAATAATGGCTCTCCAGATGAAGATAACATCAACAAGGGCATTGCTGATCAAGAAATCATTCCCGGTGGTGATGTGAAATATACCACATGGATGTTTGAAACCCAACCCATAGATGCACTGGGTGATCATTGTTCTGGCACAGAAGAAAATGCTGAGAAAATTCCTGACCTAGCCAGAGGAGATGTCCGCACAGCCCGCTGGATGTTTGAAACAAAGCCATTAGACTCAATGAATAAAATGCATCAAAGTCAAGAAGAATCTGTGGTAACTACCATAAAGGACATAACCGGTGGGGATGTCAAGACTGTGAGATATATGTTTGAAACTCAACATCTGGATCAGCTTGGACAGCTCCATTCTGTGGATGAAGTTCACCTACTACAACTCAGGTCTGaactcaaagaaattaaaggaaatgtgaagagaagtataaaatgttttgaaactcAACCATTATATGTTATTAGAGATGGTTTAGGTCAAATGCTAGAAATTAAAACTGTTCACAGAGAAGATGTTGAAAAGGGGGATGTGAGAACAGCACGCTGGATGTTTGAAACACAGCCCTTGGACACAATTAACAAGGATATCACAGAAATTAAAGTTGTCCGAGGAATATCCATGGAAGAAAACGTCAAAGGTGGGGTGAGTAGGGCAAAGTGGTTATTTGAAACTCAACCTTTGgagaaaatcaaagaagactCAGAAGAGGTcatcactgaaaaggaaacaataatagGTACAGATGTCTCCAGAAAGTGTTGGATGTTTGAAACACAGCCATTAGACATTCTAAAAGAAGCTTCTGATGCAGATTCTTTAACATCTGAAGAGATAATAGGGGGTGATGTACAAACAACTAAGCATCTGTTTGAAACACTTCCAATAGAGGCTTTAAAAGATAGCCCTGATGtaggaaaacttcaaaaaattattgCTTCTGAAGAAGAAAAGGGGGATGTTAGACACCAAAAATGGATTTTTGAAACGCAACCTCTGGAAGACAttagagaagataaaaaagagTACATACGAACAGTGAAACTTGAAGAAGTTGACAGAGGAGATGTAAAGAATTACACACATATCTTTGAATCAAACAACTTAATTAAATTTGATGCATCAAATAAAATAGAGGTGGAAGGAGTCACAAGAGGTGCTGTAGAGTTAAATAAGTCACTCTTTGAAACAACACCACTGTACGCCATTCAGGATCACCTTGGAAAATATCATCAAGTAAAGACAGTCCAACaagaagaaatcctaagaggtGATGTACGAAGTTGTAGGTGGCTCTTCGAAACAAGACCCATTGATCAGTTTGATGAAAGCATTCATAAATTCCAGATAATTAGAGGAATATCTGCTCAAGAAATACAGACTGGAAATGTGAAGTCTGCTAAATGGCTATTTGAAACTCAACCTCTTGATTcgattaaatattttagtaatatgGAAGAAGTAGAAAGCAAAAGTGAACAAGCTACAGATATTGTAAAAGGGAATGTCAAAACTTGTAGATGGCTTTTTGAAACCCAACCAATGGAGTCTCTTTATGAAAAAGTTTCATTAATGACTGACAGTGAAGAAATTCATAAAGGAGATGTCAAAGGCCGTACTTGGCTCTTTGAAACTAAGTCACTTGATACCATAAAAGATGACTCTGAAGCAACAGTCAAATTGCAAACTGTAAAACAGGAAGAGATCCAAGGTGGGGATGTTCGTacagcatgttttctttttgagacagaaaatctgGACAGCAtacaaggagaggaaggaaaagaaatcaaggcCATGGAAATGGATATCCAAGCTGGGGATGTCTCCAGCATGAGgcataaatttgaaaatcagtcCTTAGATTCTATAAGTTCCAGTTCAGAGGAAGTTTTGAAAAAGATCAAAGCCCTAAAGACTGAAGATATTCAGAAAGGCAATGTTTTAAATTGTAGGTGGCTTTTTGAAAACCAGCCAATTGATATGATAAAAGAGGGCCAAGAAGGTGATGAATTAGTTAAGACAGTGACAGACATACAAGGTGGGGATGTAAGGAAggggtgttttatttttgagactttttCTTTAGATGAGATTAAAGAAGAATCTGACTGTATCAGCACCAAGAAAACAATTACTGAAGAAGTAATGAAGGGTGACGTAAAAAGCTACAGAATGCTCTTTGAAACCCAGCCACTCTATGCAATTCAAGACCGTGAAGGGTATTATCATGAAGTGACAACAGTTAAAAAGGAAGAGGTGATTCATGGAGATGTACGAGGAACGAGATGGCTTTTTGAAACAAAACCATTAGACTCAATTAATCAGTCAGAGACTGTGTATGTGATTAAATCTGTCACACAAGAAGACATTCAGAAGGGAGATGTTAGTTCTGTCAGATACAGATTTGAAACCCAGCCATTGGATCAGATTTCAGAAGAATCACATGATACTGTGTCCACGGTAGACTATATTCAAGGTGGAGATGTAAAAACGAGTAAACAATTTTTTGAATCTGAAAATTTTGGTAAGAATACATACATAAGAACAGTAAGTGTCAATGAAATACAGAAGGGCAATGTTAAAACATCTACTTGGCTATTCGAAACACACACTATAGATAAACTGAGAGGAGAGGGGTcagaatatgaaaatatcaaAACAGTCACCCAGGAAGATATACAGAAAGGTGATGTTAAGCAGGCAGTATGGCTTTTTGAAAATCAAACTTTGGACTCTATTAAGGAAGTAGATGAAAGCACCACAAAAATCATTAGGGAAGAAATCCCTCCTTCTGATGTCAAAACAACTACATGGCTCTTTGAAACTACACCCCTTCATGACTTTAATGAAAATAGGGTAGAGAAGGTAGAAATTATTGGCAAGAGCATTAAAGAAACATTGGAAGAACTCTATTCTCAAAAAGTTATTGAGGCTCCTGGAATCATCATTGAAGCCGATGAAGTAGGGGATGTTCGAATGGCAAAATACAAGCTAATGAATCAAGCATCTCCTGAgatacagaaagaagaaattattagGGTTGATCTCAGAAATATAATTGTGAACCTACTTTCCAAAAGAGACTATACAAAAAGAGAGATTTTGGTTagtgaagaagagaagggaaatgttAATTTAACCAAAACTCAATTATTAAACAGATCAACAGAATTTCatgctgaaaaagaagaaatagtgaGTGGTGATGTACAACAAGCAATAAAAAACCTGTTCTCTGAGGAAAGATCTGTGAAGAAAGGCATTTTAATTCAAGAAGatgaaagaggagatattaaCATGACTATCTATTGTCTTCTTCATGAAAACACTGGTGACACAATTGAGCATGAAGAAGTAATAGGGGGTGATGTGAAACGTACCATTCATAATTTGCTATCTTCCAtatcaaacaataaaatatctgaaagggCTAAAATTGATGCCTCTGAGAGGGGAAATGTTCAGTTTTTCACAACATGCATAGAAATTGGGGCTCTGGATTATCTTAAACAACTCCAGACAGGGTCAAATGAAACATTAATGGCTGGGAaacaagaaagagaggaagaaataattgGTGGTGATGTGGAGGGCACAAAACTGTTATTGAAGAAAAGGCAGTCTCGGGTTGAACGAACTGTTAACGAAACTGACATTGTCCCAGGAGATGTACAGAATACAGTTAAGGTTTTTATGACAGAGCCTCAGACAACATTTTGCAAGACACCcaatgaagaaattataaaaagtgaCTTGAAATCAACCCTAAATTCCCTCAGCCAGGCCATAAATCAGAAAACAGTGgctaaaacagaagaaattataaaaggtGACATGCTGGCCACACTCAAGTCAATTAAGGAATCAAGCAGCCAATGGAAAGAATCTAAACAACCCAATGCCATCCCTGGTGATATTGAGAAAGCTATTGAATGCCTTGAAAAGACTGCAAACACAAGGAcagaaatcctgaaaaaggaGCTTATCCGAGATGACCTTGAAATGTCATTAAGGAATCTGAAAGAAGCACAGAGAGCTTTTAAAGAGGTGGACAAAAAATGTGTAATGAAAGAAGATGTGAAGGCAGTGATGATAGGTTCCTCAGAAGAGCAGAAAGCAAAGATTCATCAGGTGGCTGAACAGAGGGACAAAAAAAGTCTTCTTCAGCCAAGACCAGGACCGTTTGAGCCAGCAGCCAGGTGGCAAGGGGGAACAGATGCTCCCAATCAAACTACAGGCAAATCTTGTTATGGGAATTTAGTAGAAGAAAGAACTGAAGTTAATCTTCCGAGAGCTCCAAAAGGCGCCGTAAAGATTGTCATAGATCGTGAACAAAACAACAATGCTCTTGAGAAAAACCTTAGAAGACTATCTAATTCACACCACAAAGCTAGCAAAAATGTGTTAGAATCCGGAGGCAAAATGGGTATCTGGATGGATACCACAGCAGAGCAGCATTTTAGTGATGAACAGATGAGCAGACAATTGACTTCAACTGTGTCAACTAAGGAAAATCTAAAAACTAAGGCATCAGAGGCAGTGAGAGAACAGAAGAAGGATGTGGTCTTTAACTCTACCCAATCTATTGATAAAACAATTGGAAGGCAACagactcaaacttgtgaactgagGAATGACCACCAGAAGACTGAGTCTTTCTCTGTAAAGATTCCAAAAAATACCAAACACACTAAAATATCAACAGATAAACAAAGCCCTGAGCCCAGTCCAAACCAGGGTGTAGTCAACAAGACAGGGATGGAAACTTGTGAAGTTTCAGAGGACTTTCAGAAGCAAACCTTGTTAAAGCAAGAAATACAATGTTCTAGGAAAGatataaggaaaaagaacatgAACCCTCATCCAGTTTTGCCTATAGATCAAGACATATCAAATACAACAGAAGTAAAAGTCTCCCCAAAAAGCCACAGTAAATTTAAGGCCACTGACAAAAAGCAGGCTGATGTTCATCTGAAGAACCAGGACTTTCTAATGAGGACAAATACTTCCACAGACTTAAAAATGGCAATGGAAATGTCCTTTAATTCAATCAACCTTAACCCTGAAAATAATGTGAAAGAAAGTGACTGTTCTCTTCCACCTCCATCTCCACCTCCTCTTCCACCTTCTAATGCATCATCTGAAATTgaatttcctcttcctcctccacctcctttaATGATGTTGcctgaaaaaaatgcttttcctcCCTCACTGTCTACAGGCCTGATAAAGGATGAATATGAAAGTTTCCCaggcctccctcttcctccaccacCAGAAGATGAGAAATCTGAATGTCATTCAATGtctccaccacctccccctcctccaactCCATCTCTTAAACCATCGCGtgtccttccctgctctgttCAAGAAAAGCGCAGTGGAGCATTCATACAGTATTCCCAAGAAGAAGCATCAAGTTCTCATCAAACTCATTCTCAGGCTAAAGTCCTAACAGGAAAATCAGGAGTAATTTTGCCACCTCCCACATTCCCCAAACCCAAATTTTCCAAACATATGGAAGATAAAAAGCATCATGGTTCCCCAAGAGTTGAATTGGAAAATTCCCTGCCAGATATGGAATGCAAAACAACTCCCTCAAAAGATCAGAAAAGAGTAATAATGGTGACTAGCAGTGAACACACGGAGATGAAGCAGAATTTATCTAGAAGTCTTGATGAAAGAAAACAGTTATCTATGGACTCTAAAAGGTCTCTTTCACAGACAGTTCCAGAAATTTCACAACCCAAGGAAAAAACAATAGCACCTCTTGTAAAATCTCATTCGTTCTCAGCAGGCTCAGGACAACAAAGTCCAAAACCTTATATGAGAAAATTTAAGACACCTTTAATAATTGCTGAAGAAAAGTACAGACAACAAAGAGAAGAGCTTGAAAAACAGAAGCATGAGAGTTCTTGCTACAAGACAGTCAAAACAGAAAGCCTAAATCAAAACATGTCAGAGTTGAAAAAGGAAGTGCTGTTACAGAAGATGAATGAGGTGGTCCCCCTGCCTGGAATGGATTCTCAAAGTCATTCTCAAGTGCTAGGAGTGGGTACTGAGAACCAGCTTTCCACAACACCAGCAGTGACAGTTGCTACTAAGGGAAACCAGCATGTTCTACCAGCCTCAGAAGACAAAGATACCACGGGAAAGGAAGTTATACAGAGTGCGAGGGACACTCTACAGTCTGTATCAGCTTGTGAAATTAAACAGGGTCACCAGGAATGTAAGACACAACAAGCACAACAGAAGTATGTGCAGGAGCAGTTGCATTTGTCCCAAAGAAAACCAGTTTCCCCAagtttcaaagttaaaaatatccAGCTTCCAACTCCAGATCACAAATTAAATGAAGCAGACCACATCTGTGAAAGCCATAAAAAGCAATCTGAAGTTGATGTTCAAACCATTAGCAAACAAGAGTAccagaaaactgagaaaacagaagcaagcaCTGAATATAGTAATAAGCAATCTGTAGCTGAAAAATATTGTCAATTAcctaagaaggagaaaagagtaaCAATAAAACTGCCTACGGAACCCATAGGGAAAAGCCAAAAAAGTAAACTCACTATAGTTCAGGAGAGGCCAAGAGAATATAGAGACTCTGAGAGTGGGAAACTTCCAGGAAGCGAAAGAACAAATCAGGAACCATCAATGACAGGTCCAAAGGAAGAGAGACTAACagttgaaagaaaacaagaacatttgAATAAATCAGCACAGAAGGTAGTCAAGCAAAAGGTTACTGATGTACATCTTGATTCACAGACACAGAATTTTCAGCAAACACAAATGCAGACTTCTGAAAGTCAAGTTGAACATAAAAAATTACCCAAGTCATATAATAATCTGCAGGAAGAAAAATGTCTTGGAGTCAAGGGCATACAACAGAAACAAATCTTTTCTAATACTAAAGATTCAAAGCAAGAGATTACACAGaacaaatctttattttcctctgtgaAAGAATCCCAGCAGGATGATAGAAAATGTGCTATAAATATATTGGAATTCTTGAGAAAACGTGAAGAACTGCAACAGATTTTGTCTAGGGTAAAACAGTTTGAAGCGGAGCCAGATAAAAATGGCCCTAAAACATTTCAGACACTGTTAAATATTATTCCAGTATGGCTATTAAGTGAAGAGAAAAGACAATATGGAGTTTGTATTGCTATggaaaataacttagaaaaaatcaaagaagaaataacgCATATTAAAACTCAAGTAGAGGATATGCTTATGTCCTGTGAGAATACAATTCAAACAGCCATGATATCCTCCAAAGCAGgaaagcagaagaataaaaccaCCAGCCTTAATGAAACATTATCTAAAATGTCCAATGTTAGTGACCAGCAAGAAAATGCGATTGTAGAAAAATCAGAGCACCGCCAAGTAGCAACTCACCATGAAGCAACTGCTCACAATCATGTGAAAACCCATCAGGAAATTCAATTAGATAACAGCAaaatctctcctccctccttaaAAACACGCCCACCGTCACCAACTTTTATAACAATCGAGTCTACTGCCCGGCGAACAGAAACCTCCACTAAGGATGAGCTCTCTCAGTCCCCTAAAAAGGGAAGTTTTGCTGAACCATCACCAAGAAGTCCCGTGGCACAAGCATCCAAAGTTGGCGGAGCAGATgcatcccctcctccacccaggaGCCGCTCTGAGCAGCTTGTCAAACTCAAAGACACCACTGCAAAGCTGTCCAGAGGGGGCATCCCGTGCACATCAGGAACCCCGGTTCCAATTGTAGAGAAAAGGTCTGAGATCATAGCGTCTCCTGCAACACTTCGTCGTCAAATTAAGATAGAAACCCGTGGTAGGGATTCTCCACCCACAATCACAATACCTATAAGTGTAAACCACGTAAATAGTGGTTCCTTCAGAGGATCCACGGAAGCTCAAGAGGAAGTTAGGCAAGTGGAGAAAAGGGAGACTTACATTCACAAAGACGCTGGGAATTCCGCGCAGCGCCTCCGGCCGGACACTGAAAGTTTTGACGCGGTGGAAATCATCCGCAAGGTCGAAGGGCCCCTGCACTCCGAACACACGCAAAGGTATGAAGCCGCCAACCGAACTGTTCAAATGGCTGAAGATTTCATGAGTGaccatgaaaatgaaataaacagatgGTTCAAGGAATTTGAAGATGGACCAGCTTTTGAAGCAAAGTCAAATAGAAGAGTTTATACCAACGGAGAAACAAACCATAATATTAAACAAGAAAGTCGTTCATTTTGTCAGGAGGAATTTGGATTAACCTCTCTAGAAAATACGAGTTTTACAGGCTTTTCATGCAATCGTCCTAGAGAGCTGCAAGAAAAAATCTCCGTCAAGCAGCCCAGCGTCCGCTCTGAAACAAGAACTGTCAGTGAACATTTCTCTGGTGTGGATGCATTTGAGAGTCAAGTTGTTGGGTCAAAGATGATGGTCTCTTCACATAGCTCAGAAGCTGGCAAATCTGGCTTTGACTTCAAGCATGCCCCACCAACCTATGAAGATGTCATTGCTGgccatattttagatatttctgaTTCCCCTAAAGAGCTCAGGAGGAATTTTCAAAAAGCATGGCAGGAGAGTGAAAGTGTTTTCAAAAGCctgggctgtgtgacctcagatgCTTCTTCCACTGAGATGAGAACCACCTTCCAAGAGGAATCTGCATTTATAAGTG AAGCTGCTGCCCCAAGACAAGGCAATATGTACACTTTGTCAAAAGACCGTTTATCCAATGGAGTGCCTAGTAGCAGACAAGCAGAGTTTTCATAA